The segment GAGATTATATACTCTACCTTGCAGATGTGTTCATCTACATGCACAGGAGCATCTGTAGTGATGGCTAACACAACACATCCGTGGCAGCTAGTtcagacatacacacatcaatCTAGCCAGCACCCTCTGATGATGAAACGTTTTACAACACTTTTGGACTGACAGTAAGTCTAAGCAAAGTTGCAAAGTTGTGAGGTCACACATGAATATTTCACAACAAATACAGGGTTGAGCGAGGTAAGAGGCATGCTGttaaaacaaagtgtgtgtgtgaaattaaaCAAATGGATATGAACTAACACAAATGCTGGAAAAGAAAACCTGCTGTCATTAAGTTTAATGAATCTGTGGTTTGGTAAGTTCAGGACTTGATGAAATACAAAGCATCATTTCACATGATGTGTGCTAGGACAAAGATGTGTCAGGGGGAGTCCTCAGTGTTGAAGAATCTTAGAAggcatcctctgtgtgtttaaaaagctCCTCTCTTCCTTATCAGCAACATCCTGACAGTATAGCAGTCTCTTGTCGCTGCAATGTCTGTCTATGTATCCATACCACATACGACAACATAAACctcccacacacatgcaggggTTTCTCAGTTCAAACTTACACACACTAATTTCACAAAGTTTACTCTGTTTAGTGGCCAAAACAGACGCAACTATATTCTTAGAAATCCAAAGATAAAAGTGTATGATCTAGTTCTCTTCCTCTATTCCTCTTCCTTCATTCCTCCTCCCATGCCCTTAGATCCCGCGGCGTTCGGTTGCGTTCACCCGAGCTCTTGCTACGAGCTTTTCTGGCGCTCTCCTGTGCCTGGCGATATTTCTCCAGCATGCTCTTGTGTTTCCTTCTCAGCTTGTCGTTGCACCACATCCTCTCGCAGTATTCCTCCACATGTGGCAAGTTGGACGGTCCGATTAGCTGCATGATGTCCTTGAACCACGTGCGTGACTGACTGATTTGGCCGGACGAGCCTCCCCTGCTGTACGAGCCGCAGGGCATCCAGGCCCTGTAGCTCCCTGTGGATCGGTCTTTGAACGAGTCCGGGAGGCCTACGTAGTCACGTGCCATGAGCTCGTCCACAGTGTCCCCCTGGAGGACTTCAAGGGTGAGGCGGGCCAGGGTCTGCGTGAAACCATGTTCTCGAGAGCGGCAGATGTACACGCCTTCATCCTGAGGGAGGAGGCGTCGAAACAAGAGGCCGTGCTCTGTAGACAATACACGATCATCCAGCTTCACCTGAATGTGTCAAAGAGagatttgtttttatagttttatatgtgcCATCACTGAAAACAACCTGTGCGCATCGTTTTGGGTTCTGTCACAGTCAAGCATCAACTTCTGGGACcaagaaatgaagcccatgcagtTCCCCCAGCAGCCATTTGGGGGTGGCTGTAAAAATCAGTCAATCCttgtagacctccatgttaagattaagattaagattaagaaagcCTTTTGTCCCataatggggaaattgcataaattgtccaactttacagcagacataaacatgtttacatcctggTAAAACACAATAGGTGTCTGCTgataaattaagattaagattaggaaaACCTTTGTTTgtccacaatggggaaattgcgcaATTCATTAGATTAGGTGTAAAATTCTAAAAAATTATGGCCATCACTACTTTAAATCACATATATGTCCTGACAGATTATTCTATGACTGCATCACCTCCACCTATTTGTCTGTGCTGGGTGTTAATTGATGGACTGTCAACATCTTAGAGTGGACTCACGCTGGCTTTTTTAGAAATGTTAAAGAAGGTTCGtccatatttatttactgtCTGTGGTCCGTGTGGTCCACTGCTTTTCCATGAGGCCCTTATTGACTTCATATGCAGTCAtttctgtaatgtgtgtgtttttaatgaatgaaataacAGCTGACAGTAAACTTCAGGAGGGCCGTGGCAGAGAAACAGAGGCCAGGGTGGGGTGCTAGTTGGTGATCAGCTCAATGTGTTTATTgaattttttgggggggtttgTTATGTTTTCCTTTGTGGGCCTGACCGGTCCACAGGTCAGATTATAAGGGTCTGCAGGCTGATACCACCCATGTGTTAGCTACAATTACTTTGTGCACTGTCCAAAGTCCACCTATTCTGCTTACATGTTCTAGTGAGAGGTCTAATGATTGTTTTGTGAGAACTAAACAAAGACATAATATCCCACAGAAATTTAACAGCATAAAATATTGATCTGATAACAGTTAaatgggtcaaaggtcaacttcCATGTGACATAATTTATTGCAAAATTTCCTCACGTCAGCTCATCCTCACCAAATGTGTAAAATCTACCAGATGGGGTGATACTTGTTACCATGGTTGCCATGAAAATGGCCAAAAAACTTGCCTCTTGACATGATCTTTTTCGAATCCTAACAGAATTGTGAGTGATAACAAATGGAGAAGTAATCTTGCATCCACCATCCACCTTTGTTTATGTACAccttaaaacacagaaatattcaCTGCTGACTGTAATTCAACCTGAATTAGTACACGTTCTCTAGGATTACATACCACATTCTTTTAAAATCTGCCATGTCAGTAAAAGAAAACCACTAAAGAGAGCCCCCAATGAAGttcaaacaaagaacaaagaaaagaagaaatttGGGCAAACAGGATCTAATCTTCACTTCACAGCCTGAGaccagaaagaaagaaaacaggggctgtttgtgttgttttctcagCTTGAATTGTAACAGCCAGAATGTACCATGAAATCCAGtcactgtttttattcttttctttcccttttttcttctctgccaCCCCTGATCATGCATGCACTTTTCTCCCTGTGTAACCACCCCTTCAGATTCCATCCCTCGGCTTCTCTAACTATCCTTCGGTGCcaacacaaacatggcagcctTGTCAGCTAGAGTGGCAGCCAAATGTTTATTTGCAGGGAAACGGAGAGGGGTGGTAATGCCTTAATACTTGCATGGCTGACCGAGGCTCTCAGTTGAGCTTGGTGGAACATAACCTCAAACAGATGAATGATTACTGTGGGTGTGGGTGTACAATTTTCTAAGTAGCTCTTTAAGTCACAGTGGCCAGCGGACATTGAGTGACACTTGGGCTTTCAGTGGCATGTGGTCAAGGCTTGTAAAGAACTCCCTGTTTGTTCAAGAGAAAGAGTGATTGTGTGCTTCGCTTTGAAATACAACAGCGTAATTTCAACCATATGTCAAATGGCTGTCAAATGTGTCACCCACGTGCCAAATTCACACTCAAATCTCACTTTTAAAAGCAGTTATTTCAGTCAGACGTTCAAATCCAGCCCTTAGCGGTCTCCCAAAACTTTCCCCACCTGCCTCCCATGTCACACTTTAATACACATTTTAAGATGTCTGACTGTTCAACTTCCTTACCTCGTCCTTGCGGTCGTCATGTTGGACTAGCCAGGTGACGGCAGCTTGTGGAGAGCGAGGGACACACTCTAGAAAGGTGCTGTTGTTCTCAGTGCCATACACCATCCGGACCTCTGGCACATCAAGGTCttaaaacagagaagaaaagatgTGAAAAGACAGTCTTGATAAGAACTAAATTTACCTGTGATACCTTACTTGGGCTGGACAAGAGTGGCTAGGTCCCACCATATCTTTGTCCATATAGTGAATCTACTGATGTCAGCATGCTAAGCAGCATGGACATTAAGGAACTCTATAGCATTAGAAGGAGTAATCCAGTATGCCCTCAGTCCAATAAGAGAGGAAGAATTCCTGTTTACATCAACTTGGcaactagtttttttttttgtctcacggATAGATTGGTGGATCAATTCAAcaacaaatgcattttttcGGTCATAGAAAATATAGTAAAAGTAGTGCATTGCATTGTTAATGCGACATTTTCTTTTCCCTTACAATGCAATTATAAAGTATATTACACTTTTCATGTACTTGGCAAATGTCTTTATTAACCTCCACTAGGtggtttttatcttatcttcaTTATCTTGCATATGTAAAAATGGTGGTAAACAATCCCTCAACAGTGCTGGGGAGGAAGAAGACTGACACCGTTCTCTATTGGCATTAAGCTGCAGTCGGCAGTCGATAAGCTTAGCCTAGCATTAGAATTTTGTCTTATTGCACTGTCCGCCACTGCACTTAGAATTTACTTGTCAGTACAtgtttagcaaaaaaaaaaaaaaaaacaccccggCTTCTTAAACTCTGTCTTCAACAACTGTCTTAACACCTTAACACAAAGAAACCTTGTGTAGCAGAGGTTCACACACAGGGATTAGAGGAAGACACCTCTCATCACCTCTGCTCCATACATACACTCAGGTGggcaaaaacatcaacacaactcTTTTTAGCcacattctttttcttttttttagtatGACAGCATGTATTTATGAGTTATATTTAACACAAGTGCCTCATCAGTCAGGGACTGCCAAGATAGTGATTACCACAGCTGAGGCACTAAAGTTTAAAGCCGCTCCTCAGGAAACATGTGTGACATCATATAGAGGTTTGTCCATTGTCATGAACAGCCTAGGgacaatataataatacatcaaCTTCAGCTACATGTTCCAAAAATAATAAGGGATACTAGAAAAGCAGCTAGTATGGCTCTGTCTGAAAAAAACGAAACAAGAAGTACTAACTCAAATATTGGAACTAATTAGTTTAGTCTATCTAAAAACTAGCTTGCATTGGTATTTGACTGTTATTACTTACCACTCATATTCTGatccacacactgcagtgcaggGTTTCCATGCCTGATGTCTTGTCTCCGATATCGGCGTTTGCCATTGGGGAGATATCGTGAGCATGAGGATCCATCCCAGGCACAGTAAGGATCTCTGGCTAGGCAGCACTCAGTGCAGGCTTTCCCATAAGTCTCACAGCGATGCAGCTTGACCTGCGCCACGCCCACCGGAGAGCCCACATACAGGGCTTGCTGTGAagagaaaaaagggacaaaagcATGAAGTGGGTAACATTTTAGCTGAGATGACAAGAGAAGAGAATGTTAGAGCACAACTGCATCTACTCACCCTTTTTACTGATATATCCAGTGATGTAATGGGAGTTGGCACCTGCAGAAATTATAACAAGCTTCAGATGTAAGAGGACATAAAGGCTTTAAAGAGCCTCATTGGGTCAAAACAAGGTCGTCTTACTTACTTTAAAGACTTGTAGCTCCTCAAGTATGACCTCTTCGGTGTCTAGACTGTTTCCACTGTGTAGTGAGATTACCTTCAACACTGTGCCGACATCTGAAATATAGgcgaataaaaaaaatgaccttaCCTGGATGGATTGCAGTTTTATTATTGACACTGTGTTGTTTCGGAACAGAGCATCTCATTGGAATGGTATGGAATCACATGACCTTTACCTGTGCCAATAAACATGACATCATACTGCCCGTCTTCTGCCTCGACACGGTCCACCACAATTTGTTTCAGCTTGTAAGGAATGTTTGCCTTCACGAGCACGGGCTGGCGCAGGGCTGGGTACACCGGCTGCCACATCAATGGGTGGCTGCGAGCAAAGTGCAGCACCGAATCAGGGAAGTCCTTGGTGCTGCCGAACTCGCTGCCAGGCTGGTTGGTGATTTTACTGGGGCACTGTTGGAGCAAtgacaaaagagagaaaatttGTGCAGAGTAGTAAAATGACTTGGTGAAATCCTTGCTGGGTTAACATGTGGTACAATGGCAGTAAAGGAAATATAAGGAGGCCGGGAGAGATAAACAGAAACATGATAGAAGGAATTAAACTTTTTTGACCATTTTCCATGTTGACTCTACTTTCCCACCATTTTCCAAAAGAACTATAGCCTCATTATGGTCTTAAACTTCTGAAAGAACCCTCATTAGCAGTTTTATTGTGCCTGAAAAAGGAATGAAAGTTCACAAACACTGTTATGTGCTTGGAAACATCTCTGTAGAAGTAAAGTTTCTCCTATTTGTGGCACTGCAACAATGTGCTAGTGCTTGGCAGAGATCGTATCAGTCAAATAATTAAGAGAGCTGAAAATGAAAGCATTCTGTATGACCTTTGTTTGCTCATGATTCAGACATTGAAGAACAGCTAGTCACGCACAGTGCAAATGTTTTGCACACAGGTATGAAAATGTTAACTGGCAAATAATTGGTTCCATCAATTTCACTGGTTCATCCACTCAGTTTGGTTCATTTATCCACCTATTCACCAAACTGCTTTGTTCATCAGGGTCACAGTAGCACATGGAGAGCAGAACCACCTTGATCTGTGTCCAGGAGATTCTTCCTAGGGGATCAACAGCTGCTCCCTGTCCAGATGATTGCTCCTGGTACACAGAAGGCATCCAAACCATGCACCCAAGCAACTGGTGGCTACTCCACATTGAGAGGAGCAACACAAATGTCTGAACTTTTCACCTGAACTTTTATTTAATGGCTCTTTTTATAAGTGGACAGCTCTAACGTAGGCAGGTTTAAGAGCAGCATTAAGATGAGATCAGATTGCACTTTCTTCTGGAAAGGTTAGCTTGCATTTTTGTCAATATTTCTATGCGAAAGAGACAAAAAGACTATCGATCAAATGAAGATGAATCTCTTGGCTGTGTTCACAGCTGTACTTAGAATTGTCCACTTGTGACTGGACCACCTGAGACAATGCTCGGTATGAACAGGGCCTGGTATGTACTAAATAGTTATCCTAATTTGTCTGTGCTGAAAGGTCGTTTCACGCGTCATTCAAACTTGTGGGTCTTAGAGACTTCCTGATGAGGGTGTTTGGATGAGGGGAAGCACCATCAATAAAGAAAAGTAGCACTGCAGCAGTCAATGAGTGAAATGAAAACATCATTTCAGACTGAGTAAAAGAATGAAACACAAAAGATCCATGAGAAAGCAGTCTGTCATTTGAACACTTTAAGGTATACATACAAAATGCAAGGCCATATGGAAGAAATATTATTACTGCTGCTTATCACAACAGTAACTGAGCCGCACGATGGACGCTCAGTGGTCTGGATTCAATTTCAGAGAGGGGATTTGAACTGTGCAGGGAGGTTATACACAAATATGCACAAACTATTGATGTATAATAGTACACTCCTCTGAGCATACTTTACTAAGTGGCGTTAGTTATAATTCATTGCAGAAGGTGTGGGATGTGTAAGAAAACCCCAGCTCCAACTCACCAACTTCATATGTTCTCCATATTAATTTAATGTATAACTTTGCTGCCAGCAAGGTTTTGTTTTACAGTACATACGGCATTCATTCTTAGCAGCATGCGCTAAATCAGCTAGTGAAATTTTTACAGAGAATCTAAACACATTCTTGTGGCATTTTGGGGCCAGatctgtgttatttttgttacattattattcttttttcaAATGTACGTACTCTCATAAttacatttactttaaaaaaatacattcttgACATGTCAGCCTGTTTGAAACCTTACTATAAACATAAAACCtaaagtgaaatatttcctCCATTCAGTCTGAACTCATCCAACAGTCGTTTAAGGAGGTAAGTGTGTTTGGCAAACAAAGCTATTCATTTCCATAAACAGGAAATATATTGGTTTGTTACTGTGTAAGTGCCTTGGACAAACTTCAAAGTTCCTACATAATGTGCAGCTGAGGAGAgagattcagttttttttttttttattaaaaaattgCAACATAAGAGTTAAGATCTACTCTGAGACCCTGAGGCTGCTGGTTACAGAGTGAACATTTAAAGTGGGGCAAATATATTAAACACATGTTAGTACTAAAGTCTGAGAAGGTTTGGAGATGATGTCAAATAATTCATCAATAACCTTTGTGATAGagacaattattattattattattactattattattattattattatgagggcaataaaacaaaactgcagTGATTTTCATTCACAGAATAAAGGGATATGGGTATCAGTGTGGATGATAGAGACTACATCTCTACTGCAAGGAGTACAGTAAGGAGTGTATTATTATTGCATATGATCAagcttaaaaaaagaataaaaaggcCTTTGAGGAAACAGACAAATccaggtttttatttattaaactgTGTCATAAAAAGACTCCAAGATAGAAACAAGAAGCCTTTATTCCTCTCTCTGTAATCTCAGTTTCAGGCCAAGACATTCCTGTTAATCAGAGAGCCAGCAGAGTGAAACCACAGAggtgtctgctctgctctcacatAATGCCTCCATACGCTCTCAGTCACCCCGGTAATGAGGTGGAATTACATGTAAGACATAATCATGTGTACTGCGTTTGTGTGCGGTTGAGAGAACatgacagagctctgctgagAGGCGGGACGTAAACCAGGAGAGCAGTCTCTACAGCTGCACTAGCACATGCTGTATGCATATGGAAAACTTCACTACACTTCATTGATACACTTCCGACCTACTTTGTTTAAGGCCAGAATGTGTTTGGCAGAGAAGGTGGCTGAGGTATCCCCTTCTTTCATAGCAGTTTCAATACAACACAGTCACTAGCCCTTGTCTTATAGTTAAAACATAGAAatgtgtgtcatcagcatataAAGTGAAACCGTGCCGTAAAGGCTGGAAACATAGGAGTAGATTTAGGATTAGAGGTGACACTGATAGTCACTCACCACTCCTGGTCTGGGATAAGGGACTCTGCCTTCATAAGCACCCCACTGGTAGTCGGGTCCCTCTTTATGAGCAAAAGGTCCATTGAAGGCTTCTCTGATGTCAGCCATtcggtaaacacacacagcatagcCCTGGAACACGTTACTGTGAAGGACAGaaagtaatgtcacatcatGAATACATTTACATCATCTCAGCAATGTGTGAAGGAAAGAATTGGAAGTGCATGTAACAGAGGTAGAGTTATTAACCTATTTACACTCAGATTATTGTGTAGATATGTGTGGGTTTACTTTAACTCCACGTACACCCTTAAAAGAAGGATAATGtcagcagatgtgtgtgcacTTCTGTTATTTTTAAGGTGTGTTACTTAAAAATTTTTCATCAATGCATCTCTGGAAAACAGCGACCCTCACAGAAGCTGGTGTTAGAGTGTGTAACCAGTAAAGCCAGGTGTCAGTGAGTGTTTGTGGGTTATTTGTTCTGTGCTTTAAACAGACAAAGAggcttcatgtgtgtgtacctgatGGTGCTGAAGATTGCATAAACATCTGGGTTTCTCTCATCCTTGgtcctcagcaggaaaacatCCTCTGTTTTACATGGAAACAAAAttactgtgtgtaaatatgttttgtgtgtgtgtgtgtgtgtgtgtgtgtgtacaggagtATGCAGTTACCACACAGGCTCATGGTTTGTGCTTGTAGATAAACTCACCAAGCTGGTTGAAGTGCGTGTCGATGCCATGAGGTCCTGGTACAGAACAGACTAATCTGGCTTTGATGAAGGTACTCCACTTGTTGACTAGCACTCTCTGACCTCCAACATCATTCTGGTGGAGAATACacaaaatcaatcaataaagcAGCCACATATAGCCACATAGCCATGTGCGCTGGGTCAAACTGTCACATTATGtgcttctgcctcctcctcctttctttttttcctgcattatGGGCGTTTCTCAAAGTCAAGTACAGATACTTCCCATGCTGCTACATGACTAAGGCACTGCCTTGTCTGAATCCTTGAATGGATTGATGGATGATTAGATTGTTTTAATATTAGTTCTCTTAACATTAGGGAGGGGACTGGCCTCTGAAGGGACAAGGAAGACCAAAGTTGCCATTAAGACAGTTCTGCCCCCCACCACATGGCTGCTGATGTAGTCCACAGCTGTTCCAGAggcttttcatttgttttctgcagGTGACTTACCCATTGATCCTGGACCAATTGCCTCATCTGAGATCTTATAAAGTCAGCCTAGCTCTGCCTGGCTTTTCCCTCCTAGCTTTCAGTTTTTTGCTCATTCTAACTATACTCAGGTTTTCAGGCAAGATTTAGTCTCTCTATGTCCTGTATGATGGAGACAAAgtgatgtcagcagcagtgtCCCTCGTTGGGAAATGGGTGATGTTTGGATTAATGGCTGAAGATAGGGAACGTCTTCCAGGAAATGAATGTCAATGTTAGTTACACAAAAGTGACCTGAGtaagaatgtgtgtgagagtgtgtgtgaatggaggaTCAGCGGTGATAATTGGGTTCTTGGCAAGAATCACTGTGTGAGGAAGTGATGACATGTATTCAGATAGtcctgagagagaaagagaaagctgAGGAGACATTACTGTAATCTATGTGTGAGGGATCCTCAACAAACATGGTGAGACAGAAAGTCAAAACATGAAGGAGGAATTTTGTAaaagagtaaatcaaaactaTACAGGCTCAGTCCACCATCTCCAGGGAAACCGCAGCTGCGTGTGTGATTATGTTTACACAGTGTACTCTTTTATGCATACCTGCATTAGCTTGTGCTTCACGCAGCTCTCATATGGTTTAATAAGTATCAATGCGTGAAAGAATGTTACAGATGAAGAATGCTGTGTGCAGCATGGAAGGAGAGAAATTCATATAATTGAGAATATCATGGTGCCTTTACTGTTCTTTAGGGAAAATAGTTGGTTGTCCCAAAAGACATTTGTCTTTTCTACAAGAGGGTTTGGACCTAATAGTAAGATAAACCCATAAAAACATTACCTCCTGTTCTGGAAAGTTAAATCCTGCACACATTTATGAGACAGCGTGAAGAAAAAGGTCCCTAAATCAAATTACAGGCCATAACGGATCCCCCAGAAAACAAGAATGTCCAGAGGAGATCCAAAATCCCTTTTACAAGCTCTTCTACAAGTGAACACACTTACAGATGTCTCATTTCTggggttttgtttagttttattcATGATCATATACCATCAGAATCACATATGTGTCAGTGCTTGACTCTTTATTAATGCAAAATCTCAACAACAAAGGTTCCATAGCAGTGTCAAAACTTACCGCACACACACGTCCGACTCTTGTGTGTATGGCCCCCTCCCTGTCCCCCGCCTCCGAGGCCTTCTCAGTGAAGAAGAAATACACTTTATTGTTGTCTCTGTCGTCATTGTCGGGGATGAGGTGGGCAGCGATAAACTTGGGGTCTGCAGGGACGGagtggaagaaagaagaaaaatactGTAAGTGTGAAAGAAGGAccaatttaaataataataactcataacaacatatttacacacaatgCTATTGCCCTGGTGTGCAGTTGTTATGTGAGCATtcttatatattttaatatggaATTGTGTATCAAGCAACAGCACTTTTGTGGCAAGTTATTCATTTACACAGGTAGGACATTGAATCCACAAGAATAAAGAACTTGATTGTActtattgtgtgtctgtagttgtgtaACATTACCGTGAAGGAGCTTCTGGTCAGTCTCTGTCCTCATGATGGAGCGATGTCCCATGCTCCTGAAGATCGCAGAATCTCGTCCAAGGAAATCTGCCGTCAGTCCGGTGTACAGCTCCCCACCTAGAGAGGAGAGATCCAGTGACAGGCATTGTATGGTTAAAATTAGAGGTAAGAGAGGAACAGAACAGCTGAGTGAGAGCCTGAAAGAATTTTgaagcacagcagcaaaaaataaaaaaacacttggCACTGTGAAACAGTaaggaaatgagaggaaaatTTTGCAGTTTGGGCAAAGGCACAGGTAAGGAAAGAGGAAATGGGACAAATCTGATACAGAGCTCAGAGGGTGAGCACtttgaaaaataaatttaaCATGAGAATATAAAGCAACAAAATGATCCTGTTtcttaaacagaaaaaaaaaacatgtttcaggATTATCATTAGACATGACAGCAGTTACttcagctgaaaaaaagaaactccaCAGATAATGAAGAATTATAAGAGATAGCTTTTCCCCAATACAcctatttgttttcattttgttcatttcTCTGCACTGTTGTAGAAACTGAATCCAGACAGACGTCTCTCCTGTGACCTTATAGGTGAAAATTAATTCTTCTTATTTTATTTGGCTGCAGCAACACACCTTCCTTTAtcacacaaacgcacactcATACAGTCCAGTCATCAAACTCGGATGGAATGATATGA is part of the Parambassis ranga chromosome 7, fParRan2.1, whole genome shotgun sequence genome and harbors:
- the sema3bl gene encoding sema domain, immunoglobulin domain (Ig), short basic domain, secreted, (semaphorin) 3bl isoform X2 codes for the protein MLGPASTDSKEIYWPPLPGNRDNCIQTGKDLQTECANFVRLLQPYNRTHLLACGTGAFQPMCAYIYVGHRGEHVFTMDPTNVENGRGKVPHDPSLPFASTFSGGELYTGLTADFLGRDSAIFRSMGHRSIMRTETDQKLLHDPKFIAAHLIPDNDDRDNNKVYFFFTEKASEAGDREGAIHTRVGRVCANDVGGQRVLVNKWSTFIKARLVCSVPGPHGIDTHFNQLEDVFLLRTKDERNPDVYAIFSTISNVFQGYAVCVYRMADIREAFNGPFAHKEGPDYQWGAYEGRVPYPRPGVCPSKITNQPGSEFGSTKDFPDSVLHFARSHPLMWQPVYPALRQPVLVKANIPYKLKQIVVDRVEAEDGQYDVMFIGTDVGTVLKVISLHSGNSLDTEEVILEELQVFKVPTPITSLDISVKRQALYVGSPVGVAQVKLHRCETYGKACTECCLARDPYCAWDGSSCSRYLPNGKRRYRRQDIRHGNPALQCVDQNMSDLDVPEVRMVYGTENNSTFLECVPRSPQAAVTWLVQHDDRKDEVKLDDRVLSTEHGLLFRRLLPQDEGVYICRSREHGFTQTLARLTLEVLQGDTVDELMARDYVGLPDSFKDRSTGSYRAWMPCGSYSRGGSSGQISQSRTWFKDIMQLIGPSNLPHVEEYCERMWCNDKLRRKHKSMLEKYRQAQESARKARSKSSGERNRTPRDLRAWEEE
- the sema3bl gene encoding sema domain, immunoglobulin domain (Ig), short basic domain, secreted, (semaphorin) 3bl isoform X1; protein product: MKGFTPFSNMIIAALLVAAVSAAKLSVPRLRLSYKDLLSTNRSSVFNGVHGQLSLTAIFLDEYRDRLFLGGKDILYSLMLGPASTDSKEIYWPPLPGNRDNCIQTGKDLQTECANFVRLLQPYNRTHLLACGTGAFQPMCAYIYVGHRGEHVFTMDPTNVENGRGKVPHDPSLPFASTFSGGELYTGLTADFLGRDSAIFRSMGHRSIMRTETDQKLLHDPKFIAAHLIPDNDDRDNNKVYFFFTEKASEAGDREGAIHTRVGRVCANDVGGQRVLVNKWSTFIKARLVCSVPGPHGIDTHFNQLEDVFLLRTKDERNPDVYAIFSTISNVFQGYAVCVYRMADIREAFNGPFAHKEGPDYQWGAYEGRVPYPRPGVCPSKITNQPGSEFGSTKDFPDSVLHFARSHPLMWQPVYPALRQPVLVKANIPYKLKQIVVDRVEAEDGQYDVMFIGTDVGTVLKVISLHSGNSLDTEEVILEELQVFKVPTPITSLDISVKRQALYVGSPVGVAQVKLHRCETYGKACTECCLARDPYCAWDGSSCSRYLPNGKRRYRRQDIRHGNPALQCVDQNMSDLDVPEVRMVYGTENNSTFLECVPRSPQAAVTWLVQHDDRKDEVKLDDRVLSTEHGLLFRRLLPQDEGVYICRSREHGFTQTLARLTLEVLQGDTVDELMARDYVGLPDSFKDRSTGSYRAWMPCGSYSRGGSSGQISQSRTWFKDIMQLIGPSNLPHVEEYCERMWCNDKLRRKHKSMLEKYRQAQESARKARSKSSGERNRTPRDLRAWEEE